The genomic DNA CAGCGCACCGTCCTCCCCGGTGGGCTCCGGGTGGTGACCGAGTCCATGCCGACCGTGCGTTCCGTCGCGGTCGGCATGTGGGTCGGCATCGGATCCAGAGACGAGTCCCCCGAGCACATGGGGTCCTCCCACTTCCTTGAGCACCTGCTGTTCAAGGGCACTCCGACGCGGGACGCGCTGGAGATCTCCGCCGCGATCGAGGGCATCGGCGGTGAGATCAACGCCTTCACCGCCAAGGAGTACACCTGCTACTACGCGCGGGTCCTCGACGAGGACCTGCGGGTGGCGATCGACGTGCTCGCCGACGTGGTGACCTCCTCGCTCATCACTCCGGAGGACGTCGAGGCCGAGCGTGGCGTGATCCTGGAGGAGATCGCCATGCACGACGACGACCCGTCCGACATGGTGCACGAGCAGTTCTCCGCAGAGATGTACGGCGACACGCCCATCGGCCGGCCGATCCTCGGCACGGTCGATTCGATCAACGCCGTCAGCCGCGACCGGATCGCGGAGTACTACCGCCGTTACTACCTGCCGACGCACACCGTGGTGTCGGTGGCGGGCAACGTCTCCCATGAGCAGGTCGTGGCGCTGGTCGCCGCCGCCTACGAGCGGGCCGGCGCCCTCGGCGGAGACGCCTCGCCGGTCGCCCCGCGGCTGTCGGGTCCCGGCGCCGAGGCCCGTCCCGGAGTGCGGATGGTGCACCGGCCGACCGAGCAGGCCAACCTGGTCCTCGGCACGACCGGCCTCACCCGCACCGACGATCGCCGCTTCGCACTCGGCGTGTTCAACGCGGCCCTGGGCGGCGGCATGTCCTCGCGGCTGTTCCAGGAGATCAGGGAGAAGCGGGGGCTGGCCTACTCCGCCTACTCCTACACCTCCTCCTACGCCGACACCGGGCAGTTCGGCATCTACGTCGGCTGTCTGCCGTCGAAGATCGACGAAGTGCTGAAGATCTGCCGGGAGGAGGTCCTCCAGGCGGTCACGGACGGCATCACCGAGGAGGAGATCGCCCGCGGCAAGGGCCAGATGCGCGGCGGTCTCGTGCTCGGGCTGGAGGACACCGGCTCCAGGATGTCCAGGATCGGCAAGGGCGAGCTCGTCTACGACGAGTTGCTCTCGGTCGACGAGGTCCTCGCCAAAATCGAGGCGGTGACTCCGGAGGAGATCACGGAAATCGCCCGTGACGTCCTCAACCGGCCGATGACCCTTGCGGTGATCGGGCCCTACGAGGACAAGGACTTCGGCTGGGCCGTGAACGGCTAGCCGTACGTCTCCACGGACGGCCCCGGCGTTTCACCGCCGGGGCCGTCCCGTTTCCGGGTCACGGTCCATCCGCTCTCCGTACCGCCCCGGGGGCGGGGTGCGGCTCCGCTTTCCGGGTGGCCCGCAGAGCCGCGGATCCGGCTCGCGACCCGGTACGGTCCGTGCTTCGGACTGCTCGCGAGCTTCCGGGTGAGGCGACGGTATAACCTTGGGGCCGTGATCAGGGTTGGAGTTCTCGGCGCCCGAGGGCGTGTCGGTATCGAAGTGTGCAAGGCCGTCGAGGCGGCGGACGATCTGGAGCTGGTCGCGGCCGTCGACGCGGGCGACCCGATTGAGGGCCTGACCGGCGCCGAGGTGGTGGTCGACTTCACCCACCCCGACGTGGTCATGGGCAACCTCGAATGGTGCGTCTCGCACGGCATCCACCCGGTGGTCGGCACCACCGGGTTCGACGCCGGCCGCCTGGCGACCGTCAGGGGCTGGCTGGACGACAACCCCGGCGTCAACGCGCTGATCGCTCCCAACTTCGGCATCGCGGCCGTGCTGATGATGCACTTCGCCCAGCAGGCCGCCCGCTACTTCGACTCCGTCGAGATCGTCGAGCTGCACCACCCGAACAAGGCCGACGCGCCCTCCGGGACCGCCCGCCGTACGGCGGAGCTGGTCGCGGAGGCGCGGCGGAAGGCCGGATCCGCACCGATGCCCGACGCGACCAGCGCGGAGCTGGACGGGGCCCGTGGGGCGGAGGTGGACGGAGTCCACGTGCACTCGGTCCGGCTGGCCGGGCTGATCGCCCACCAGGAGGTGCTGCTGGGTGGCGACGGCGAGACCCTCACCATCCGTCACGACACCATGAACCGCTCGTCCTTCACACCGGGCGTGCTGCTCGGCGTCCGCCGGGTGGGGGAGACCCCGGGGCTGACCGTGGGCCTGGAGCACCTGCTTGATCTTTAGCCCGGGGCGTCGCAGCGCGGGCAGGCGCGCACCGCTCAGAGTGGGCGCCAGGCCGTAGGCATCTGCATTTGATCACGCCGGGAGGCGGCCAGGTTTCCGCGAGGGCGGGCTGGGCGGGGCCCGGCGACGACCGAGGTCGTGGTGTACCGGATCGTCTGCGAGGCTCTGGTGAACGTGGCCAGGCACGCGGCCTGAGGTGGAGCCCGCCGCCCCCGAGGCGGGCTCCACAAGCTGCGTCAGCGGGTCGGGCGGTTCACGTCGGCGCGGCGGGCGGGCAGGTCGGGCTCCTCGTCCGTCCAGCCGGCCCGCTTGATCGCCTCGAACGTACGGTTCTGCCCGATCGACGACTCGAGCGCAAGAGGCTGCCCGGTGGCGGTGTCCACCACCAGCCGATACTCCTCGCCCGGACCTCCCGTCTGGCTGACCGCCTGGCCGACGCGGCCGAGCGGGTCGGTGGCCGCGCCCTGTGTGGTGGTGCCGGGCAGCGCGGCGAGCATCCGGTACGTGGCGGCGCGCACCTCCGGGGAGGTGGGAAAGCTCATGATGAGCCGCGACCCGGTCTCGAAGAGCTGGGCGTTCATGTCCACGGGCTCGGCGCCGTACGCCTTGGTGACCAACTTCTCCAGGTAGCCGCGCAGCCCTTCGGGGGCGGTCGGCAGCCGGCTCAGCGTCTCCGGCGTCATGGGCGTGTTCAGCAGGCTCAGCATCTTGCCACTGGTATCGCGGAGGGCGTCGCGCTCGCCCGGCCCGGTCTTCAGAGTCAGCGCCGGGGTGGTGTCGGGGAACGTCCAGCTCGCCGGGGAGCCGGCGGCCCGCCAGGCGGCATCGTCCTTCGGCGTGGCGGGCTTGACGCCCAGGTCCTGCCTGATCATCCAGGTCTGCTGCCCGTCGGCGCGTGGCAGCCAGATCTCGATCGACTGGTTCGACCGGAGAGTGTAGGCGTCGGTCGGGTCGCGCCGCTCGTGGCCGCTGACGCCGCTGAGCACCCAGTACTTCCCGTCCTGCGGGGTGGTGGAGACCGAGTTGGCGGCGGCCAGCAGGATCTGCGAGGCCGACAGGATCGGCTTGGGCTCAGACGTGCCCGAGCCGCCGATCACGACCGCCATCGCGGCGGCGGCGCCCAGCAGGCCCACGCCGAAAGCGCCCCAGCGCGAGGCGCGGGCGGCACGCCGGGCCGGACGGGACCTGCCTACCGGGCGCACCGGTTCGGCCTCCTGGGCGTAGGCGGCGGCGAGTCTGGCCGCCCCGCTGTAGATCACCTCACGCGAGGGCGGCGGCGCGTCGTACAGATCGCGGAGCAAGGTCAGGTCATCCATGGGTTTCTCCAAGCATGGGGTTGGCTCCGCCCAGGGCAGCGCGCAGTTTCCTTCTGATCCGGTTGAGCCGGGAGCCGACGGTGCCGGCCGGGATGTCGAGGGCCTGGCCGATCTCCTGGTAGCTGAGATCCGCCAGCGCGAGCAGCAGCAGCACGTCGCGGTCGGCGTCCGGCATCGCGTCCAGCGCGGAGGCGAGCCGTCCCTTGACGCTCGCCGCCGTCACCCGCCCGGTCACCACGTCCTCGTGCCCGGTGTCGGCCGGCTCGTCGGCCACAGCCCGCCGCATGATCTGCAGCTGGCGGGTCTCACGCTTGCGGTGCTGGGCAATGACGTTGGAGGCGATTCCGTACAGCCAGCCACGCACGACGCCGCGGCGGGCGTCGAAGTCGGCCCGGCTGCGGAAGGCGGCCAGGAAGATCTCCGCCGTCAGGTCGTCGGCCGCCTGCGTCCCCAGCCGGCCGGCGACGAACCGATGAATCTCGGTGGCATAGCGGTCGTACAGCACCCCGAAACGCTCGGGGACGCGCAGGGACTCCTCTATCACGTGAGCGTCCGCGACCTCCTGCGGCAGAGCGCTCACCTCCCGTAGCGCACTCATGCGATCTCCGTGTATCTGTGTGGTGTCACACCCCTACTTGGCGAAACCTTCCTCCCTTCTTCACGGCAAGGAACCGTGAAGAGGTCGCGCCTCTTCCGCCAAGTAGTGGTGTGATCATGAAACTGACCGCGGTCTCGCTGACCGCAGCCCTCCTGAGCGCGGGCCCGCCACCCGCGTCGCCCGCGTCCGGCGCGCCCGCGGCGGCGGACTCCCCCCGTACGGTGACGCTGATCACCGGCGACCACGTGCGCGTCACCGGGGACAGCGTCCAGGTGACCCCCGGCGAGGGCCGCTCTTCCGTCGCCTTCAGCACACAGAAGATCGGCGGCCGGCTCCGGGTCGTGCCCGCCGACGCCTTCGCCGCGCTGGGCAGCGGCCGGCTCGACCCCCGCCTGTTCGATGTCTCGACCCTGCTGGAGTACGGCTACGACGACCGCCGCGCCGACCTGCCGCTCATCATCGGCGGCTCTGACGCGCGCTCGCTGACGGCCCCGCGCGGCGCGACCGTCACCCGCCGACTGCCCGCCGTGAACGGCATGGCCGTACGGCAGAGCAAGCGCGAGGGCGCCCGTGCCTGGAAGGACTTGCGCGGCGCGCTGGCCACGAAGACGACCAGGATCTGGCTGGACGGCAAAGCCGTCCTCTCCCTGGATGAGAGCGTCAAGCAGATCGGCGCCCCCGCCGCCTGGGAGAAGGGCTTCACCGGGACCGGCGTGA from Streptosporangium sp. NBC_01756 includes the following:
- a CDS encoding M16 family metallopeptidase, which gives rise to MTTTTLYPGKDGAGVVQRTVLPGGLRVVTESMPTVRSVAVGMWVGIGSRDESPEHMGSSHFLEHLLFKGTPTRDALEISAAIEGIGGEINAFTAKEYTCYYARVLDEDLRVAIDVLADVVTSSLITPEDVEAERGVILEEIAMHDDDPSDMVHEQFSAEMYGDTPIGRPILGTVDSINAVSRDRIAEYYRRYYLPTHTVVSVAGNVSHEQVVALVAAAYERAGALGGDASPVAPRLSGPGAEARPGVRMVHRPTEQANLVLGTTGLTRTDDRRFALGVFNAALGGGMSSRLFQEIREKRGLAYSAYSYTSSYADTGQFGIYVGCLPSKIDEVLKICREEVLQAVTDGITEEEIARGKGQMRGGLVLGLEDTGSRMSRIGKGELVYDELLSVDEVLAKIEAVTPEEITEIARDVLNRPMTLAVIGPYEDKDFGWAVNG
- the dapB gene encoding 4-hydroxy-tetrahydrodipicolinate reductase; the protein is MIRVGVLGARGRVGIEVCKAVEAADDLELVAAVDAGDPIEGLTGAEVVVDFTHPDVVMGNLEWCVSHGIHPVVGTTGFDAGRLATVRGWLDDNPGVNALIAPNFGIAAVLMMHFAQQAARYFDSVEIVELHHPNKADAPSGTARRTAELVAEARRKAGSAPMPDATSAELDGARGAEVDGVHVHSVRLAGLIAHQEVLLGGDGETLTIRHDTMNRSSFTPGVLLGVRRVGETPGLTVGLEHLLDL
- a CDS encoding CU044_5270 family protein, whose protein sequence is MDDLTLLRDLYDAPPPSREVIYSGAARLAAAYAQEAEPVRPVGRSRPARRAARASRWGAFGVGLLGAAAAMAVVIGGSGTSEPKPILSASQILLAAANSVSTTPQDGKYWVLSGVSGHERRDPTDAYTLRSNQSIEIWLPRADGQQTWMIRQDLGVKPATPKDDAAWRAAGSPASWTFPDTTPALTLKTGPGERDALRDTSGKMLSLLNTPMTPETLSRLPTAPEGLRGYLEKLVTKAYGAEPVDMNAQLFETGSRLIMSFPTSPEVRAATYRMLAALPGTTTQGAATDPLGRVGQAVSQTGGPGEEYRLVVDTATGQPLALESSIGQNRTFEAIKRAGWTDEEPDLPARRADVNRPTR
- a CDS encoding RNA polymerase sigma factor — encoded protein: MSALREVSALPQEVADAHVIEESLRVPERFGVLYDRYATEIHRFVAGRLGTQAADDLTAEIFLAAFRSRADFDARRGVVRGWLYGIASNVIAQHRKRETRQLQIMRRAVADEPADTGHEDVVTGRVTAASVKGRLASALDAMPDADRDVLLLLALADLSYQEIGQALDIPAGTVGSRLNRIRRKLRAALGGANPMLGETHG